From one Humulus lupulus chromosome 8, drHumLupu1.1, whole genome shotgun sequence genomic stretch:
- the LOC133795325 gene encoding uncharacterized protein LOC133795325, with product MSTSRCDSHADSVCRLSCSFSEEDFSSLFQSSAEIVDCNRITIVELGGRPLGDVTGRGIDYNEPIDGGMPGSGSMLSSNPRSSISLGELTYLRRHYEIPDTISLHAPAKAERPDWRLPGWVCLYELPFKEGLRFPIPRLVVELCEYHEISPGQLMPNSWRILMSLEVLCERHKITLGVADLLRAYYLKAHLNDKGRYQLTTRGKDPPLIISLKSGDKRWKDRYFFVPFVSLGLPADSRIPCSWSPACRLRVEYLWDSRESSGRLKSILAIPEAEREWSDLLYESSLRQSSLWRSVEKLPEGIPLLQSPDNPRVVFIKRSLEVLGYTPNFLTELTTSERLFADVAMSRPFTLPLTGSNALERLRQVKKSSVGSSEADREVVVPPADPPILTRSQTKKKKKVVQDDSSDPFSDTVALSFPSNAATYSEIGPHLGEIDKLLWPEDDHRMEQVGTDGSIDTTVSHLFQVCKGSFG from the exons ATGTCTACAAGTAGGTGTGATAGTCACGCTGATTCAGTCTGTCGACTGTCTTGTTCGTTTAGTGAAGAAGATTTTAGTTCTCTCTTTCAAAGTTCTGCTGAGATAGTTGATTGCAACCGAATTACAATAGTAGAATTGGGGGGTCGTCCTTTAGGTGATGTTACTGGAAGGGGAATAGATTATAACGAACCTATTGATGGTGGTATGCCGGGTTCTGGTAGTATGCTTAGTTCTAATCCTAGGTCTTCCATAAGTTTAGGTGAGTTGACCTATCTTCGTCGTCATTATGAGATCCCTGATACCATCAGTCTGCATGCTCCTGCTAAGGCGGAGCGGCCTGACTGGCGCTTACCTGGTTGGGTGTGTCTGTATGAACTTCCCTTCAAAGAAGGGCTTCGGTTTCCTATCCCCCGATTAGTTGTTGAGTTGTGTGAGTACCACGAGATTTCGCCCGGACAACTAATGCCAAATTCATGGCGGATTTTGATGTCTCTCGAAGTCCTTTGTGAAAGGCACAAGATAACACTTGGGGTGGCTGACTTGTTGAGAGCTTACTACTTGAAGGCACACCTTAATGACAAAGGTAGGTACCAGTTAACAACTAGGGGGAAGGACCCTCCTTTAATTATTAGTTTGAAGAGTGGAGATAAGAGGTGGAAGGACCGTTACTTCTTCGTCCCTTTCGTCTCGTTGGGGTTACCTGCTGATAGTAGGATACCTTGTTCATGGTCTCCTGCAT GTAGGCTTCGAGTTGAGTACCTTTGGGATTCGAGGGAGTCTTCTGGTCGACTTAAGAGTATTCTTGCTATTCCTGAGGCGGAGCGTGAATGGAGTGATTTGTTGTATGAATCGAGTCTCCGTCAGAGTTCTTTGTGGCGCTCTGTTGAAAAACTCCCTGAAGGTATTCCTCTTCTACAGAGTCCTGATAATCCTCGTGTTGTGTTTATCAAGAGAAGTTTAGAAGTCTTGGGATATACTCCCAATTTTTTGACTGAATTGACGACAAGTGAGCGGTTGTTTGCAGACGTAGCTATGTCCCGACCCTTTACACTTCCTCTAACCGGTTCCAATGCCTTGGAACGTTTGCGTCAAGTAAAGAAATCGTCCGTTGGGAGCTCAGAAGCTGATAGAGAGGTTGTCGTGCCTCCGGCTGATCCCCCTATTTTGACGCGGAGTCAgacgaaaaaaaagaagaaggttGTGCAGGATGATTCTTCCGACCCATTTAGCGACACCGTTGCCCTTTCGTTCCCTTCCAATGCTGCGACCTATAGTGAGATTGGGCCTCACTTAGGAGAGATTGATAAGTTGTTGTGGCCCGAAGATGATCACAGAATGGAGCAGGTTGGTACGGATGGGTCAATTGATACCACTGTTTCTCATTTGTTCCAG GTTTGCAAGGGGTCATTTGGCTGA